CATCCATGGCGAGCCCGGCAGGCGGCGCGATGCGCTGAAGAGCGCCGACGCCATCGCCGAGGAGGTTTGCGCGGCGATCGTCGGCGACCTGGGCGACCGCGCCAAGGGACCGGCGCTGCTGTTCGTCAACGGCTTCGGCGCCACGCCGTCGATGGAGCTTTACCTGATGTACAACAGCGCGCGCAAAATCTTCGAGAAGAGCGGCGTGACGGTGGTCCGCTCGCTGGTCGGCTCCTATGTCACCTCGCTCGACATGGCTGGATGCTCGATCACGCTGACGATGCTCGACCAGGAAATGACGGCGCTGTGGGACGCGCCGGTGCGCACGGCGGCGCTGCGCTGGGGGATGTAAGCCTTCACTGGCTTGCCCCACGCTTTTCTGCGACCATGTTCGGGTAATTTGCACGCCATTCGCGAACATTGCCCGGTTGATGTTGCCACCGCTTTCGCCTGCCGAGGAAAAACTGCTGCTCGACTTTGCCGACCCCGAAGTGCCGGCCGACGGGCAACGGACCCTTTCGACAAACAGCCTCATGGCGCTGCTCGCCAATGCCGAATTCCACGGCATCCTGCCGATCATGCTGCGCAAGCTTCGGGAAATCGGCGACGCCAAGCTACCGGCAGATACGGCCTTGCGGCAGAAGCTCTCCGAATTGCGCGACCAGGCGACGCTTGCGACCGGGCAGTCGATGCTGCTGCAATATCACGGCGACCGGATCATGAAGGCCTTGGCGGCGAAAGGCATTCCGGCCCGCATCGTCAAAGGTCCGGTCTTCGCGCGCAAGCTCTACCGCCATGCCGCCGACCGGCCGTTCACCGACATAGACATCCTCGTCGACCCCGCCAGCATCGCAGAAGCCAATAGTGTGATCGCCGGCTGCGGCTTCGAGCTTGCCAGCGGCGAGGCCGAGTCGCACGAGCTGCAGGAGTTCAAGTGGCTGGAGAAGGAGAACTCCAGCCTGCTGATCGAGCTGCACGGCAACCTGGTGCATGACACCGGCATGCGGCGGCGGCTGTCTCTCGGCTTTCGCGAGCTGCAGGTCATCGATGGAGGCGAGGCCGACACGCCGGCGGCGCTGCTCACCATCGCCATCGTTCACGCCGCCGGTGGCCACAAGTTCCACCGGCTGCAGCTCTGTGTCGACGTGCTGCAGGGCGTGCGCGCGCTGCAATCGCCGGACGTGGAAGCGCGGCTGCTCGACGCCGCGCGCATGACCGGCATCGAGCTCGAGCTGGCGACGGTGCTGAACGTGACCGGGCGCCTGTTCGACGAGCCACGCGCGATCGCGCTTGCCAACCGCATCAAGCCCGATCTCGCGATACGGCTCGCCAAATGGCTGATCACCGGCAACATGCTGCTCAGGGTCAACTCGCGGGACAAGGTGCGCTCGCGCCTCAGCCGCGATGCCTTCCGCTGGGTCCAGCGGCTGGCCCGGGCGAGACGCTACGCTGCGTGAGCGCCCGTGGAAAACTCTACTCCTCCAGCGTCGCGCGGATCAGCGCTGCTGCATCCGCCGGCCTCGCGCCGACTTCCAGGGTGAAGGTCGGGACTGCCTTGACCAGTGCCGCGATCGACGCCATGCGCCGTTTCTGCATCGGCAGGAGGCCGGTCAAGCCGGTCCTGACATTGTCGGTGGCAAGCGCAACCATCGCGTCGGTCCTGGCCAAGGGCATAAGCCGGGTCTGGCCATCGGCCGAGCGCGCCAGATGCAGGAGCGCCGCGACAGGCCTGGCGCGAACATCCTCGATGCGGATGATTTCGCCCAGCCGCTCCAGCGAGACGGCCTGCTCGCCCTCGGCGTCCCATGTCTCGCTTAGGCAGGCCGAGAGAAACGGCAGCATCGCCGCGGTGTTGCGGTGGATCTTCACCTTGCGCGGCATGCCCCAGGCCGTGGTGCCGCCTGGCGCCGCGCTGAGGATCATCACATCGTCCGAGCAAAGGCCGAAGCCCCGCGATGCCAGCGCCATTGATGTCGTCGACTTGCCGATGCCGCTCGGCGCATGGATCAGCACCAGCGCCTCGCGGCCGGGCAGGGTCAGACCGGCGGTATGGAGCATGTGCTGGCCGCCGGCGTCGAGAGCGGCATCCAGCACCATCATCAGCAGCGTCCATTTGACCTTGCTGTCGGGATGGACGCGGATATCGGCCCAGCCCTCATCGGCATGGATCGAGGCTGTCTGGAGGCCGGGAAAGACCAGATAAACGACGTCGCCGGCGTCGATGATCCGGCAATGGCCGTCCGGCGGCGCTTCGCCGTCGAAGGCGAGCTTTCCTTCCGGGTTTTCGGGCAGTGCCGACGTTTCGACGATGTTGATGCGAAAGCCGGGTTCGACCGTTTCGTCGACGCGCAAGCTGCCGAGCATCAGGTCGAAGCTCGGCCAGAGATCGGCGCGCTCCGCCGATATGCCGATGACCTGGCCGTTGAGGTCATAACAGACTGTGGTCGCGGCACCGGTCAAGCGGCGCGCGCCTTTTGGCTGCCGCCGGGATGGCGATAGATCTCGACCATGTCGGGAAGGCTGTCGCTGACCACCGGCTTGCCGTCAAGGCAGACCCAGCAATGTGCCGACAGGCGTGGTTCGTGCATC
The window above is part of the Mesorhizobium sp. WSM4904 genome. Proteins encoded here:
- a CDS encoding serine kinase, with protein sequence MTGAATTVCYDLNGQVIGISAERADLWPSFDLMLGSLRVDETVEPGFRINIVETSALPENPEGKLAFDGEAPPDGHCRIIDAGDVVYLVFPGLQTASIHADEGWADIRVHPDSKVKWTLLMMVLDAALDAGGQHMLHTAGLTLPGREALVLIHAPSGIGKSTTSMALASRGFGLCSDDVMILSAAPGGTTAWGMPRKVKIHRNTAAMLPFLSACLSETWDAEGEQAVSLERLGEIIRIEDVRARPVAALLHLARSADGQTRLMPLARTDAMVALATDNVRTGLTGLLPMQKRRMASIAALVKAVPTFTLEVGARPADAAALIRATLEE
- a CDS encoding nucleotidyltransferase family protein, producing the protein MLPPLSPAEEKLLLDFADPEVPADGQRTLSTNSLMALLANAEFHGILPIMLRKLREIGDAKLPADTALRQKLSELRDQATLATGQSMLLQYHGDRIMKALAAKGIPARIVKGPVFARKLYRHAADRPFTDIDILVDPASIAEANSVIAGCGFELASGEAESHELQEFKWLEKENSSLLIELHGNLVHDTGMRRRLSLGFRELQVIDGGEADTPAALLTIAIVHAAGGHKFHRLQLCVDVLQGVRALQSPDVEARLLDAARMTGIELELATVLNVTGRLFDEPRAIALANRIKPDLAIRLAKWLITGNMLLRVNSRDKVRSRLSRDAFRWVQRLARARRYAA